The following are encoded together in the Rhabdothermincola salaria genome:
- a CDS encoding alpha/beta hydrolase domain-containing protein — MVTLCLAALALGACSGDDEGTSGTTAGEETSEPTTTLVAPADVSVAGPITGGARRVPYNPMPLGLADEYGYTEEEYFVSGDAASYVPAGELAPDGQWTVTEGESAPYETRILVRRPIDPEDFNGTVVVEWLNVSAGRDSDPVFGYLHPYLLREGYAYVGVSAQATGIEGGGARLEVPGVPPDALAPLREWDPERYGSLTHPGDAWSYGIYTDVAEMVRAPGEPNPLEGLAVDHVLAVGESQSAARLASYVNAVQPVEDAFDGIFVHSRGAGGADLGEDPAAAAPSPLRLRTDLDVPVMQFEAETDLMFLRFREARQPDAEQLLTWEVAGTAHADADTLVYGTESGQAWNSGGGLDSEALCGTINDGPHGAVLRAAMHAFRAWVVDGTRPPSSPRIEIADDQIVRDDLGNARGGIRTPAVDVPVSALSGEGNPSSVFCSLFGQSAPFSDEQLRSLYGDHATYVERFTAAADEALEAGFLLEPERDEMVAEAEARDVAR, encoded by the coding sequence GTGGTCACCCTGTGCCTGGCCGCGCTGGCCCTCGGCGCCTGTTCCGGCGACGACGAGGGCACCAGCGGCACCACTGCCGGCGAGGAGACCTCCGAGCCGACCACGACCCTGGTGGCCCCTGCCGACGTCAGCGTCGCCGGCCCCATCACCGGAGGGGCGCGCAGGGTGCCGTACAACCCGATGCCGCTCGGGCTCGCCGACGAGTACGGCTACACCGAGGAGGAGTACTTCGTCAGCGGTGACGCCGCCTCCTACGTCCCGGCGGGCGAACTGGCCCCCGACGGGCAGTGGACCGTCACGGAGGGAGAGTCCGCCCCCTACGAGACCCGCATCCTGGTGCGGCGCCCGATCGACCCCGAGGACTTCAACGGCACCGTCGTCGTCGAGTGGCTCAACGTGAGCGCCGGGCGCGACTCCGATCCCGTCTTCGGCTACCTCCACCCCTACCTCCTGCGCGAGGGGTATGCGTATGTGGGCGTCTCGGCCCAGGCCACGGGCATCGAGGGGGGCGGCGCGCGCCTCGAGGTCCCCGGCGTCCCGCCCGACGCGCTGGCGCCCCTCAGGGAGTGGGACCCGGAGCGCTACGGGTCGCTCACCCATCCGGGCGACGCCTGGTCGTACGGCATCTACACCGACGTGGCCGAGATGGTCCGGGCCCCTGGCGAACCGAACCCCCTCGAGGGGCTCGCCGTCGACCACGTGCTGGCCGTGGGCGAGTCGCAGTCCGCCGCCCGCCTGGCCTCCTACGTCAACGCCGTCCAGCCGGTCGAGGACGCCTTCGACGGGATCTTCGTGCACAGCCGGGGAGCCGGCGGGGCGGACCTGGGCGAGGACCCGGCCGCGGCCGCCCCGTCGCCCCTGCGGCTGCGCACGGACCTCGATGTGCCGGTCATGCAGTTCGAGGCTGAGACCGACCTGATGTTCCTGCGCTTCCGGGAGGCCCGCCAACCCGACGCCGAGCAGCTGTTGACCTGGGAGGTGGCCGGCACCGCTCACGCGGATGCCGACACGCTCGTCTACGGCACCGAGTCCGGACAGGCCTGGAACAGCGGTGGCGGCCTCGATTCCGAGGCGCTGTGCGGCACGATCAACGACGGTCCCCACGGGGCCGTGCTCCGGGCCGCCATGCACGCGTTCCGGGCCTGGGTCGTCGACGGCACCCGGCCGCCGTCGTCACCCCGGATCGAGATCGCCGACGACCAGATCGTGCGCGACGACCTGGGCAACGCGCGCGGCGGCATCCGCACGCCGGCCGTCGACGTGCCCGTGTCGGCCCTGAGCGGCGAAGGGAACCCGTCGAGCGTGTTCTGCAGCCTCTTCGGCCAGAGCGCCCCCTTCAGCGACGAGCAGCTGCGCTCGCTCTACGGCGACCATGCCACCTACGTGGAGCGGTTCACCGCGGCGGCCGACGAGGCGCTCGAGGCGGGCTTCCTCCTCGAACCCGAGCGCGACGAGATGGTGGCCGAAGCCGAAGCCCGCGACGTCGCCCGCTGA
- a CDS encoding extracellular solute-binding protein, which translates to MASAVLVAPIVLAGCGSDDGGPPLLTWYTNPDNGGQATLAAECTESSGGAYRIQTQVLPNDADSQREQLVRRLAAGDSSVDLMSLDPPFVAEFANAGYLLPVTDPADVDELTEGVLEGPLLTAYWDDELVATPFWANTQLLWYRQSVADAAGVDPTAEGFTWAEMIDAAEAEGKRIGVQGNRYEGYMVWVNALISSAGGQIIEDAELGAEATPTVASPAGDAAAEVVGGLARSSAAPSDLTTAGEEEARSLFQSDDGSFMVNWPYVYQAAREGVEGGAVDQDVFDDIAWARYPRVDADEASRPPLGGINLAIGDFTDHPDLALDAVKCITSVENNAQYMVEAGNPAARSGAYDDPEVREAFPMADLIRESINDAGPRPITPYYGDVSTSVQRTWHPASSVQAPGTPEDTDSYMSEVLAGERLL; encoded by the coding sequence GTGGCCTCGGCCGTCCTCGTGGCCCCGATCGTGCTGGCGGGGTGCGGTAGCGACGACGGCGGCCCGCCTCTGCTGACCTGGTACACGAACCCCGACAACGGGGGCCAGGCCACGTTGGCGGCGGAGTGCACCGAGTCGTCCGGTGGCGCCTATCGCATCCAGACCCAGGTCCTGCCCAACGATGCCGACTCCCAGCGAGAGCAGCTCGTGCGCCGTCTGGCCGCCGGCGACTCCTCGGTGGACCTCATGAGCCTCGATCCGCCCTTCGTCGCCGAGTTCGCCAACGCCGGCTACCTCCTCCCCGTCACCGACCCGGCCGACGTCGACGAGCTCACCGAGGGGGTGCTCGAGGGGCCTCTGCTCACCGCCTACTGGGACGACGAGCTGGTGGCCACCCCGTTCTGGGCCAACACCCAGCTGCTCTGGTACCGCCAGTCGGTGGCCGACGCCGCCGGCGTCGACCCCACCGCCGAGGGCTTCACGTGGGCCGAGATGATCGACGCCGCCGAGGCCGAGGGCAAGCGCATCGGGGTGCAGGGCAACCGCTACGAGGGCTACATGGTCTGGGTCAACGCCCTCATCAGCTCGGCCGGGGGCCAGATCATCGAGGACGCGGAGCTCGGCGCCGAGGCCACCCCGACGGTGGCCTCGCCGGCGGGCGACGCCGCGGCCGAGGTGGTGGGGGGCCTGGCCCGCTCGTCGGCGGCGCCCTCGGACCTCACCACCGCCGGCGAGGAGGAAGCCCGGTCCCTCTTCCAGAGCGACGACGGCTCCTTCATGGTGAACTGGCCCTACGTCTACCAAGCGGCGCGCGAGGGCGTGGAGGGTGGTGCGGTCGACCAGGACGTCTTCGACGACATCGCCTGGGCCCGCTACCCGCGCGTCGACGCCGACGAGGCCAGCCGGCCACCGCTGGGCGGCATCAACCTGGCCATCGGCGACTTCACCGACCACCCCGACCTGGCCCTCGACGCGGTGAAGTGCATCACGTCGGTGGAGAACAACGCTCAGTACATGGTCGAGGCCGGCAACCCCGCGGCTCGCTCCGGCGCCTACGACGATCCCGAGGTGCGCGAGGCCTTCCCCATGGCCGACCTGATCCGCGAGTCGATCAACGACGCCGGTCCCCGCCCGATCACCCCCTACTACGGCGACGTGTCCACCTCGGTGCAACGCACCTGGCATCCGGCCTCGTCGGTGCAGGCCCCGGGCACGCCCGAGGACACCGACAGCTACATGTCCGAAGTCCTCGCCGGGGAGCGCCTGCTGTGA
- a CDS encoding carbohydrate ABC transporter permease: protein MTVTETPAGPDEPATEPDGKAPVSDRLRHERKLGFRLSAPAFIVMILVTAYPLGYALVLSLYSYRLTDPDGREFIGLQNYMTVLTDPIWWSSVSTTAIITVVSVAIELVLGFAFAWVMYRIIKGRSFVRTAILVPYGIITVVSAFIWRYAFQLDSGFVNSWFGLGDFNWFGERWSSLFVITFSEIWKTTPFISLLLLAGLVQVPEELQEAAKVDGATPWQRLWKVVLPNMKAAIMVAVLFRTLDAWRIFDNPFIMTAGANDTETLSFLAYRQNVTLVNLGAGSAVSVLLFLTVVLIAFIFIKGFKTDLSQVRGDD from the coding sequence ATGACGGTCACCGAGACCCCGGCCGGCCCCGACGAGCCGGCCACCGAGCCCGACGGCAAGGCGCCGGTCTCGGACCGGCTGCGCCACGAGCGCAAGCTGGGCTTCCGCCTGTCGGCACCGGCGTTCATCGTGATGATCCTGGTGACGGCGTATCCCCTCGGCTACGCGTTGGTCCTGTCGCTGTACAGCTACCGGCTCACCGACCCCGACGGCCGCGAGTTCATCGGCCTGCAGAACTACATGACCGTGCTCACCGACCCCATCTGGTGGAGCTCGGTGAGCACCACCGCCATCATCACCGTGGTCAGCGTGGCCATCGAGCTGGTGCTCGGCTTCGCCTTCGCATGGGTCATGTACCGCATCATCAAGGGCCGCTCGTTCGTCCGCACCGCCATCCTGGTGCCCTACGGCATCATCACCGTGGTCTCGGCGTTCATCTGGCGCTACGCCTTCCAGCTCGACTCCGGCTTCGTGAACTCCTGGTTCGGCCTGGGCGACTTCAACTGGTTCGGCGAACGCTGGTCGTCGTTGTTCGTGATCACGTTCTCCGAGATCTGGAAGACCACCCCGTTCATCTCGCTGCTGCTGCTCGCCGGGCTGGTGCAGGTGCCCGAGGAGCTGCAGGAAGCCGCCAAGGTCGACGGCGCCACCCCCTGGCAGCGCCTCTGGAAGGTGGTGCTGCCCAACATGAAGGCGGCGATCATGGTGGCGGTGCTGTTCCGCACGCTCGACGCGTGGCGGATCTTCGACAACCCGTTCATCATGACCGCCGGGGCCAACGACACCGAGACGCTGTCGTTCCTCGCCTACCGCCAGAACGTGACACTGGTGAACCTCGGAGCGGGCTCGGCCGTCTCGGTGCTGCTCTTCCTCACCGTGGTGCTGATCGCCTTCATCTTCATCAAGGGGTTCAAGACCGACCTGTCGCAGGTGAGGGGGGACGACTGA
- a CDS encoding carbohydrate ABC transporter permease, which produces MGTKASNWWTFWGVLILAWAAFPLVWMASLAFKSPATFRDGDSGFFPSEWTWENFQTVFEDELFTSALRNSAGIAVIATLLSVIVAMFAAYAIARLEFRGKKLLLSMALGIAMFPQAALVGPLFNMWRGLGIYDTWIGLIIPYLTFALPLSIWTMSAFFRQIPWEMEQAAQVDGATAWQAFRKVIVPLAAPGVFTTGILTFFFCWNEFLLAASLTSTDRARTVPAALSFFTGASQFQSPVTAVMAASVVVTIPVVVLVLLFQRRIVAGLTAGAVKG; this is translated from the coding sequence ATGGGCACCAAGGCCAGCAACTGGTGGACCTTCTGGGGCGTGTTGATCCTCGCCTGGGCCGCCTTCCCCCTCGTCTGGATGGCGTCGCTGGCCTTCAAGAGCCCGGCCACCTTCCGCGACGGCGACTCCGGGTTCTTCCCGAGCGAGTGGACGTGGGAGAACTTCCAGACCGTCTTCGAGGACGAGCTGTTCACCTCGGCGCTGCGCAACTCCGCCGGCATCGCCGTGATCGCCACCCTGCTGTCGGTGATCGTGGCCATGTTCGCGGCCTATGCCATCGCCCGCCTCGAGTTCCGCGGCAAGAAGCTGCTGCTGTCGATGGCGCTCGGCATCGCCATGTTCCCGCAGGCCGCCCTCGTCGGCCCGCTGTTCAACATGTGGCGAGGGCTGGGCATCTACGACACCTGGATCGGGCTGATCATCCCCTACCTCACGTTCGCTCTCCCCCTGTCCATCTGGACGATGTCGGCGTTCTTCCGCCAGATCCCCTGGGAGATGGAACAGGCCGCCCAGGTCGACGGGGCCACTGCGTGGCAGGCGTTCCGCAAGGTCATCGTCCCGCTGGCCGCCCCCGGCGTGTTCACCACCGGCATCCTCACCTTCTTCTTCTGCTGGAACGAGTTCCTCCTGGCCGCGTCGCTCACGTCGACGGACCGGGCCCGCACCGTGCCGGCCGCCCTCTCGTTCTTCACCGGGGCCTCGCAGTTCCAGTCCCCCGTCACCGCGGTGATGGCCGCGTCCGTCGTCGTCACCATCCCGGTCGTCGTTCTCGTGCTGCTGTTCCAGCGGCGCATCGTGGCCGGTCTCACCGCCGGCGCCGTCAAGGGCTGA
- a CDS encoding ABC transporter ATP-binding protein, whose product MAEITMRNIVKRYGDGFLAVDDISLDIADGEFMILVGPSGCGKSTLLRMIVGLEDITSGDMIIGGKRVNDLAPRDRNLAMVFQNYALYPHLSVYENIAFPLRLRKTMSDDEIRAKVETAADTLELREHLDRKPGNLSGGQRQRVAMGRAIVRDADAFLFDEPLSNLDAKLRGQMRTEILRMQRRMGITTVYVTHDQTEAMTLGDRVALLRRGEVQQVASPRELYEHPVNMFVAGFIGSPPMNFVPARIEGGRMHLPFTAFELPAELREAVGGREWVMVGVRPERFEDTALIEATKLDAGVVFETTVDVSEWLGNEQYAYIPYDAPDVTIEGLAELEEDLGGEAMRSQLVVALDPASRMDDGARAKLWFDPRRLHIFDVVTGENLVLGVGASA is encoded by the coding sequence ATGGCCGAGATCACCATGCGGAACATCGTCAAGCGGTACGGCGACGGCTTCCTCGCGGTCGACGACATCTCCCTCGACATCGCCGACGGGGAGTTCATGATCCTCGTCGGCCCGTCGGGCTGCGGGAAGTCCACCCTGCTGCGCATGATCGTGGGGCTGGAGGACATCACGTCGGGCGACATGATCATCGGCGGCAAGCGGGTGAACGACCTCGCCCCCCGTGACCGCAACCTGGCCATGGTCTTCCAGAACTACGCGCTCTATCCGCACCTCAGCGTGTACGAGAACATCGCCTTCCCGCTCCGGCTGCGCAAGACCATGTCCGATGACGAGATCCGGGCCAAGGTCGAGACCGCGGCGGACACCCTCGAGCTGCGAGAGCACCTCGACCGCAAGCCGGGCAACCTCTCCGGCGGCCAGCGCCAGCGGGTGGCCATGGGTCGGGCCATCGTGCGCGACGCCGACGCCTTCCTGTTCGACGAGCCCTTGTCCAACCTCGACGCCAAGCTCCGGGGGCAGATGCGCACCGAGATCCTGCGCATGCAGCGACGGATGGGCATCACCACCGTCTACGTCACCCACGACCAGACCGAGGCCATGACCCTCGGCGACCGGGTGGCCCTGCTCCGCAGGGGCGAGGTGCAACAGGTCGCGTCGCCGCGCGAGCTCTACGAGCACCCGGTGAACATGTTCGTCGCCGGTTTCATCGGCTCGCCCCCCATGAACTTCGTGCCCGCCCGCATCGAGGGCGGGCGCATGCACCTGCCGTTCACCGCGTTCGAGCTGCCGGCCGAGCTGCGCGAGGCGGTGGGTGGCCGCGAGTGGGTGATGGTGGGCGTCCGCCCGGAGCGCTTCGAGGACACGGCCCTCATCGAGGCCACCAAGCTCGACGCCGGAGTCGTGTTCGAGACCACGGTCGACGTGTCCGAGTGGTTGGGCAACGAGCAGTACGCCTACATCCCCTACGACGCGCCGGACGTGACGATCGAGGGGCTGGCCGAGCTCGAGGAGGACCTGGGCGGGGAGGCCATGCGCAGCCAGCTGGTCGTGGCCCTCGACCCGGCCAGCCGCATGGACGACGGCGCCCGGGCCAAGCTCTGGTTCGACCCTCGGCGCCTGCACATCTTCGACGTGGTGACCGGCGAGAACCTGGTGCTGGGGGTCGGCGCCTCGGCCTGA
- a CDS encoding DUF4032 domain-containing protein, with the protein MATLDLRLREPSPELLSLPWREPLADWDVTAVAFRDIPVGPSRHLVRFVEADGRLWALKDLPRRVALHEYEALRVIEARELAAVRAAGVALQPSEEGAVLVTRYLERSWQYRRLLTRLPWTMTAHRARLFAAMTALLVDLHRNGIYWGDCSLANTLFMRDGQAIQAWMVDAETAEFHPSLTDGQRRLDLDIMIENVAGGLLDVTARRGEPSEAAAQVIEEANGLAERYGQLWGLLHDEPVVALGDADGIGSRLRRLNDAGFAVDELRLESAEGDESDRETVRVTAKVAARRFHSERLQALTGLLVGEGQATILLNDLDDHRRRMQDDLGHPVPEPTAARSWLLHVLTPGVESAHAAVGHRGDPTQAYCDLLEVRWLLSEREGHDVGDEPALRALAERTTPGGAAANLAFVDAPTSEVPALTPEMLGTSGSPDDETAQEMG; encoded by the coding sequence GTGGCGACACTCGATCTGCGGCTCCGGGAACCGTCGCCGGAGCTGTTGTCGCTGCCCTGGCGGGAACCCCTCGCCGACTGGGACGTCACGGCCGTCGCCTTCCGCGACATCCCGGTGGGCCCCAGCCGCCACCTGGTGCGCTTCGTCGAGGCCGACGGCCGTCTGTGGGCCCTGAAGGACCTCCCCCGACGGGTCGCCCTGCACGAGTACGAGGCGTTGCGGGTGATCGAGGCCCGGGAGCTGGCCGCGGTGAGGGCGGCCGGGGTCGCCCTGCAGCCGAGCGAGGAGGGCGCCGTCCTCGTCACCCGCTACCTCGAACGCTCCTGGCAGTACCGACGGCTGTTGACCCGCCTGCCGTGGACGATGACCGCCCACCGGGCTCGCCTGTTCGCCGCCATGACCGCCCTGCTCGTCGATCTGCACCGCAACGGCATCTACTGGGGCGACTGCTCGCTGGCCAACACCTTGTTCATGCGCGACGGCCAGGCCATCCAGGCCTGGATGGTCGATGCCGAGACCGCCGAGTTCCACCCCTCGCTCACCGACGGGCAGCGACGCCTCGACCTCGACATCATGATCGAGAACGTCGCCGGCGGCCTGCTCGACGTCACGGCCCGACGCGGTGAGCCGTCCGAGGCCGCGGCCCAGGTGATCGAGGAGGCCAACGGGCTGGCCGAGCGTTACGGGCAGCTCTGGGGCCTCCTGCACGACGAGCCGGTCGTGGCCCTGGGCGATGCCGACGGCATCGGGTCTCGGCTGCGGCGGCTCAACGACGCCGGGTTCGCGGTCGACGAGCTCCGGCTGGAGTCGGCGGAGGGGGACGAGAGCGACCGCGAGACGGTGCGGGTGACGGCCAAGGTGGCCGCCCGACGGTTCCACTCGGAGCGGCTGCAGGCCCTCACCGGGCTGCTGGTGGGCGAGGGCCAGGCCACCATCTTGTTGAACGACCTCGACGACCACCGACGGCGCATGCAGGACGACCTCGGCCATCCGGTGCCCGAGCCCACCGCCGCCCGCAGCTGGCTCCTGCACGTGCTCACCCCCGGTGTCGAGTCGGCCCATGCCGCGGTCGGTCACCGAGGTGACCCCACCCAGGCCTACTGCGACCTGCTCGAGGTCCGGTGGCTGCTGAGCGAACGCGAGGGCCACGACGTGGGGGACGAGCCCGCCCTGCGGGCCCTCGCCGAGCGCACCACGCCCGGTGGCGCCGCCGCCAACCTGGCCTTCGTGGACGCCCCCACCAGCGAGGTGCCGGCGCTCACCCCCGAGATGCTCGGCACCTCCGGCTCACCCGACGACGAGACCGCCCAGGAGATGGGCTGA
- a CDS encoding YibE/F family protein, which produces MSGAHGHLHDGPDEARLRRGLTVAVVAVLMVGLVGVAVWWPRGEAPELNPGGVTLQYVDATVTDVATEDCVSIEVAGATEDCQIVTVDVTSGETSGTSAEFRIQASDFSKPQLEVGDDVVLARNPMAPPEFQYSYVDQQRTMPLLLLTILFVVVVVALGRWKGLRALAGIFVGLAVIVVFLLPSLLRGNPALPVALAATFVIAFLVLYLAHGFRPSTTVALVGTLVSLVVTALLAQVFVGAAGFTGLFGDDAQTLRVTAGLVDLRALLVAGIVIGALGVLDDVTVTQVATVVELRRVNPGLSRLELYRAAVTVGRDHIASVVNTLVLAYAGASLPLLLVFMQGARPWDRALTSELVAIEIVRTLVGSIGLVLAVPVTTALAAAALSDGPDDPGRPDDTDGRRDPDGPDRGLDPNDPGPLDLLP; this is translated from the coding sequence ATGTCCGGGGCGCACGGTCACCTCCACGACGGCCCCGACGAGGCGCGCCTGCGCCGAGGCCTCACCGTCGCCGTGGTCGCCGTGCTGATGGTGGGCCTGGTCGGCGTGGCCGTGTGGTGGCCGAGAGGTGAGGCTCCCGAGCTGAACCCGGGCGGCGTGACCCTGCAGTACGTCGACGCCACCGTCACCGACGTGGCCACCGAGGACTGCGTGAGCATCGAGGTGGCCGGGGCCACCGAGGACTGCCAGATCGTGACGGTCGACGTCACCTCCGGCGAGACCAGCGGGACCAGCGCCGAGTTCCGCATCCAGGCCAGCGACTTCTCCAAGCCCCAGCTGGAGGTCGGCGACGACGTGGTGCTGGCCCGCAACCCCATGGCCCCGCCCGAGTTCCAGTACAGCTACGTCGACCAGCAGCGCACCATGCCGCTGCTGTTGCTGACCATCCTCTTCGTCGTGGTCGTCGTGGCCCTGGGCCGGTGGAAGGGCCTGCGCGCCCTGGCGGGGATCTTCGTGGGGCTGGCCGTCATCGTGGTCTTCCTCCTGCCCTCGCTGCTGCGGGGGAACCCGGCGCTGCCCGTGGCCCTGGCCGCCACCTTCGTCATCGCCTTCCTCGTGCTCTACCTGGCCCACGGGTTCCGGCCCTCCACCACCGTCGCTCTCGTCGGCACGCTCGTGAGCCTCGTGGTCACCGCCCTGCTGGCCCAGGTCTTCGTGGGGGCAGCCGGATTCACGGGCCTCTTCGGCGACGACGCCCAGACCCTGCGGGTCACCGCCGGGCTGGTGGACCTGCGGGCCCTGCTGGTGGCCGGCATCGTCATCGGCGCGCTCGGCGTGCTCGACGACGTGACCGTCACCCAGGTGGCCACCGTGGTCGAGCTGCGCCGGGTGAACCCCGGCCTCTCCCGGCTCGAGCTGTACCGGGCCGCGGTCACGGTCGGCCGTGACCACATCGCCTCGGTCGTCAACACGCTCGTGCTGGCCTACGCCGGCGCCTCGTTGCCGCTGCTGTTGGTGTTCATGCAGGGGGCACGGCCCTGGGACCGGGCGCTCACCAGCGAGCTGGTGGCGATCGAGATCGTGCGCACCCTGGTGGGCAGCATCGGCCTGGTTCTGGCCGTCCCGGTCACCACCGCCCTGGCCGCCGCCGCCCTCTCCGACGGGCCGGACGATCCGGGCCGGCCGGACGACACGGACGGCCGCCGCGACCCGGACGGACCCGACCGGGGCCTCGACCCCAACGACCCCGGACCGCTCGACCTGCTCCCCTGA
- a CDS encoding META domain-containing protein, whose amino-acid sequence MRRPLLITLALMSLLAATACGDGSSNNNSGSSSAADPAPGAPADEVIGSTYLGESIEVDGAPVAVPGGGTFEITFAGPDGPAAGTVRAHAVCNHFGGHYTLDGDQLAVEGWGTTEMACEPPAEEFDSLVKELLTDARLSLDGDTLTVEADSEGRTLRAVLTDAEVLDPSAPVEGTTWLLEGILDDEMATAVPIDTGPVTMTLEGGFLSVDTGCNGVGGDYVLEDDTLTVTVGPSTEMWCGGAVDELEGRLRELFSQPLEVRTERRRDAGTLLSLLDATGQGALFGAEHTAEG is encoded by the coding sequence ATGCGACGGCCTCTGTTGATCACCCTCGCCCTCATGAGCTTGCTGGCGGCCACCGCCTGCGGCGACGGCAGCAGCAACAACAACAGCGGCAGCAGCAGCGCCGCCGATCCCGCTCCCGGTGCGCCCGCCGACGAGGTGATCGGCAGCACCTACCTGGGCGAGTCGATCGAGGTCGACGGAGCACCGGTCGCCGTGCCGGGCGGCGGCACGTTCGAGATCACCTTCGCCGGACCCGACGGACCCGCCGCCGGCACGGTGCGCGCCCACGCGGTCTGCAACCACTTCGGCGGCCACTACACGCTCGACGGCGACCAGCTCGCCGTGGAGGGTTGGGGCACGACGGAGATGGCCTGCGAACCACCCGCGGAGGAGTTCGACAGCCTGGTGAAGGAGCTGTTGACCGACGCCCGCCTCAGCCTCGACGGCGACACCCTCACCGTCGAGGCCGACAGTGAGGGCCGGACGCTGCGGGCGGTCCTCACCGACGCCGAGGTGCTCGACCCGTCGGCGCCGGTGGAGGGCACGACGTGGCTGCTCGAGGGCATCCTCGACGACGAGATGGCCACCGCTGTCCCCATCGACACCGGCCCGGTGACGATGACGCTCGAGGGCGGCTTCCTCAGCGTCGACACCGGCTGCAACGGCGTCGGCGGCGACTACGTGCTCGAGGACGACACCCTCACGGTGACCGTGGGCCCCTCCACCGAGATGTGGTGCGGCGGGGCGGTCGACGAACTCGAGGGCCGACTGCGAGAGCTGTTCTCCCAGCCGCTCGAGGTGCGCACCGAGCGTCGCCGCGACGCCGGCACGCTCCTCAGCCTGCTCGACGCCACCGGGCAGGGCGCCCTGTTCGGCGCCGAGCACACCGCCGAGGGGTGA
- a CDS encoding 5'/3'-nucleotidase SurE, whose protein sequence is MRRATRVFAPVPVALLAALSFGACSSDDGDSASPDTTEAAETTSTTVAADTGCVTAETGPLQILLVNDDGMVNPAIDVMIDRLSQNEDFELTVVAPADEKSGSSDRTTEGGATYEEATTPGGNEGYAVDGFPADAVLVALDDLGLEPDLVVSGINPGHNFGPLASLSGTVGVGRTAIRRDVPALAMSAGLELDDAQFGWGADFAADWIEENCEALIGGEFQTDTVTSVNIPTCPPEEMGPLQEVPRAEVVPELPEGESVFVSLCDLTPDPADDIAAVRAGYPSLTQVPADI, encoded by the coding sequence GTGCGTCGCGCCACCCGAGTGTTCGCCCCCGTCCCCGTCGCGTTGCTGGCGGCCCTGTCCTTCGGTGCGTGCAGCAGCGACGACGGCGACAGCGCCAGCCCCGACACCACCGAGGCGGCCGAGACCACCTCGACCACGGTCGCCGCCGACACCGGGTGCGTCACCGCCGAGACCGGTCCGCTGCAGATCCTGCTGGTCAACGACGACGGCATGGTCAACCCGGCCATCGACGTGATGATCGACCGCCTCTCGCAGAACGAGGACTTCGAGCTCACCGTCGTCGCCCCCGCCGACGAGAAGAGCGGCAGCTCGGATCGGACCACGGAGGGCGGGGCGACCTACGAAGAGGCCACCACCCCCGGGGGCAACGAGGGCTACGCCGTCGACGGCTTCCCGGCCGACGCCGTCCTCGTCGCCCTCGACGACCTCGGCCTCGAGCCGGACCTCGTCGTCTCGGGCATCAACCCCGGCCACAACTTCGGGCCGCTGGCCTCGTTGTCGGGCACCGTGGGCGTGGGCCGCACCGCCATCCGCCGCGACGTGCCGGCCCTGGCCATGAGCGCCGGGCTCGAGCTCGACGACGCCCAGTTCGGCTGGGGCGCCGACTTCGCCGCCGACTGGATCGAGGAGAACTGCGAGGCGCTCATCGGCGGCGAGTTCCAGACCGACACGGTCACCAGCGTGAACATCCCCACCTGTCCGCCCGAGGAGATGGGCCCCCTCCAGGAGGTGCCCCGCGCCGAGGTCGTGCCCGAGCTGCCCGAGGGCGAGAGCGTCTTCGTCTCGCTGTGCGACCTGACCCCGGACCCCGCCGACGACATCGCCGCCGTGCGCGCCGGCTACCCCTCGCTCACCCAGGTCCCGGCCGACATCTGA